The nucleotide sequence AGCACTCATATCCAAGGCTATGACTTTTTTATTTTGCAATGAAGTAGGAACATCTTTTTTTACTATTCTTTGTGCTAAAGCTTCTACTACAGCAGTTTTTCCTACCCCTGGCTCACCTAATAAAATAGGATTATTTTTAGTTTTTCTAATTAAAATTTGCATTAATCTTTGAATTTCTTCTTCCCTGCCTATGACAGGATCAAGTTCATTGTTTTTAGCTTTCATAGTCAAATCAATACCAAATTTAGACAAAGAATCAAGCGTTTCATCGCTTGTTTTGGTTTCTATTTTAGCTCCAGCTCTAATAAATTCTAATTCTTTTTTAAATTCATTTAAATCTACAAATTTAGATAAAAGTTCTTTAATAACCCCACTCGTACTTTCTGAGACAAGCCACATATCCACAGCCAAATAGCTATCTTTGTTTTCTAAAGCCAAGCCTTTTGCTTTTTCTAGAGAATTAATAAATTCATTTGAAAATTTAATATTATCTTTATTTACATTTGAGCTAGTAGGAAAAGATGAAATTTTACTTTTTACTTCTAGCTCAAATGCCTCTTTAGAAACATTTAATTTATTAAAAACTTGATTTAGCAAACTTGAACTATCAACACTTAAAGCCCATAATAAATGCAAAGGTTTTATTTCACTATTCTTAGAATGAATGGCCAAAGAAATCGCACTTTCTATATTTGAAAGCATAGAATCTGTTAAAAAATCTTGTATATTTGCCATTTTTGCTCCTTTTTTACTTTTATATGAGATGTATTATATAACTTTAGTCTATTATTGTCAAGTTTATTTAGTTATATTTATAAATAATTTTTTATATAAACACACTAATATAATAAAAATATTTACTTTATTTACGATTTTTTAAGCAAAAATAACTAAAATTAGATAATTATTTTATGAATTCATATTTATTTTGGAGTTTTTCCTTTGAAGACAAAAAGAAATCTTATTATCGCAGCTAGCATTTGTAGTTTAGTAACCGCTTCTTTTATTTTTACTAATTTACAAGCTAAAAACCCCGCTCCTAGTGAAGCAGAAAAGAAAATAGAAGCTTTATCTAAACTCACAAGAACCATGTCCATCATAGAACAATACTATGTTGATGATGTTAATTATACAGATTTGGTTGATAAATCCATAGCAGGCTTACTAACAAATTTAGATGCTCATTCTTCTTTCTTAGATGAAAAAGGTTATAAAGAACTTAAAGAGCAAACTAATGGAGAATTTGGTGGACTTGGCTTTACTATTACGCAAAAAGATGGAGCAATTAGCGTTGTAGCTCCTATAGAAGGAAGTCCAGCAGATAAAGCAGGCATTAAAACTGATGATATTATCTTAAGAATTAATAACGAATCAACCTTAGGTATGACTTTAAATGAAGCTGTTTCTAAAATGCGCGGAGAACCTAAGACAAAGGTTACTCTAACTATCTATAGAAAAGGCGATGCAAAACCATTTGATGTCAATTTAAAAAGAGATATTATAAAAGTAGATAGCGTTTATACAAAATTAATCGAAAATGAAAATTTACTTTATTTAAGAGTGACTAATTTTGATAAAAATGTCGTAGATGAAGCTAGTAAAGCTATCAAAAAACATTCTAATGTAAAAGGAATTATACTAGATCTTAGAACCAACCCGGGTGGTATTTTAAATCAAGCCGTAGGCTTAGTAAATCTTTTTGTAGATAAAGGAGTAATTGTCTCACAAAAAGGAAAAATAGAAAATGAGAATGTAGAATTTAAAGCAAATCCTAGTAAAAAAATCACCAACGCACCTTTAGTAGTGCTTGTAAATGGTGGTAGCGCTAGTGCAAGTGAGATTGTAAGTGGAGCTTTACAAGATTTCAAACGCGCTATTATCATAGGCGAAAAAACCTTTGGAAAAGGCAGCGTACAGCTTATATTGCCAATGGATGAAAAAGGTAAAGAAGGCTTAAGACTTACTATAGCAAAATATTATTTACCAAGTGGTAGAACCATACAAGCTGTCGGGGTTAGTCCTGATATAGAAGTATTCCCAGGAAAAGTAAGTAAAGAAGAAAATCATGGCTTTGAAATCAAAGAAAGCGATCTAAAAAAACACTTGCAAGCTGAACTTGATAAAATCGGACATCAAGAAAAGAAAAAAGATAATAAAGAAGATAAAAATATCATCACTAAAGAGCAAATTGATAATGATATACAATTAAAAACTGCAATAGATGCAATCAAAATTTTAAACATCACAAAAGGAGAGTAAAATGGCAACAAAACTAGATCTTTTATACGAGGGAAAAGGTAAAAAAATGTTTAAGACTGATGATGAGAATTTACTCATCACGGAATTTAAAGATGATTTAACTGCTTTTAATGCAGAAAAAAGAGGTAATGAAGCGGGAAAAGGTGCGTTAAATTGTAAAATTAGTACTGAAATTTTTCATCTTTTAGAAAAAGAAGGTATTAAAACACATCTAGTAGAAACTATCAGCGATAAAGAACAAATTGTTAAAAAATGCAATATTATACCTATTGAAGTTATTACTAGAAATGTAGCTACAGGATCTTTAACAAAAAGATTAGGCATTAAAGAAGGTACGATTTTACCTTTTGCTGTAGTTGAGTTTTGTTATAAAAATGATGATTTAGGTGATCCTATTATCAATGATGAGCATTGTTTGATTTTAAATTTAGTAAAAAGTGAAAAAGATTTAGAATTAATAAAAAACATTGCAAGACAAATCAATTCTATCTTGGTTAAATTCTTTGAATCTAAAGGTTTAAGATTGATTGATTTTAAATTAGAATTTGGTATTGATGGTGAAGGAAATATGATACTAGCTGATGAAATTAGCCCTGATAGTTGTAGATTTTGGGATAGCAAAACTAATGAAAAATTAGATAAAGACCGCTTCAGACAAGACCTAGGTAATGTAAAAATGGCCTATGAAGAAGTATTAAAAAGAATTTTAAGTTAGGAAAAATAATGAAAGTAACTGTAAATATCACACTAAAAAATGGGGTTTTAGATCCTCAAGGCAAAGCCATAGAAAAGGCTTTGCATTCTTTAGATTTTAATAACATATCAAATGTTAAAACCTCAAAACAAATTAGTTTTGATATAGCTTGTAATAATAAAGAAGAAGCTTTAAAACATGTTGATTTAATGTGTAAAGAATTGCTTGCAAATACTGTGATAGAAGATTATGAGATAATATTATGAAAGTAGCTATTATTCGTTTTCCCGGAACTAATTGCGAGTTTGATACAGCTTATGCTTTTGAAAAACTAGGTGTAAAAACTGAAATCATTTGGCATGAAAGACAAGATTTTAGCGCAGATTTAATTGTTTTACCAGGTGGATTTTCTTATGGAGATTATTTAAGATGTGCAGCCATTGCAAAACTTGCTCCTGCTATGAAAACACTTAAAGAACATGTACAAAAAGGTGGATATGTCCTAGGTATTTGCAATGGTTTTCAAATTTTATTAGAACTTGGTCTTTTAAAGGGAGCTATGAAACATAATAATAGCTTAAGTTTTATTTCTAAAATGCAAGCATTGCAAGTAGTATCAAACAATAATGCTTTTTTGAAAAATTTCCAAAAAAATGACATTATAGAATTGCCTATTGCTCACGGAGAAGGAAATTATTTTAATAGCGAAGATGGTATTAAAATGCTAGAAGATAAAGATATGATTTTATTAAGATATATCAATAATCCAAATGGCTCCTTAAACGATATAGCTGGAATTTGTGATGAGAATAAAAAAGTTTTTGGACTTATGCCACACCCTGAAAGAATGTGTGATGATATACTTGGCTCAAAAGTAGGACTTAAAATGTTTGAAGGATTTTTAAATTGCTAAAAACCTTCAAAGTTTTTTGTGTTTTTTTACTAGCGTTTAATTTATATGCTCAAGAAAATAGCGTTTTTGAAGATTATAACACCCTAGAAAAAAATTACAATCAATTAGACGATCAAGCTAAGCAAATTTATCAAACTATCGCTCCAAGTGATGAGAGTAATTATGAAAGTAAAATCAATGATGAAAATTTTATTCCTCAAGGTTCTTTAGTATTAAACGCAAAAGAATACACTGATGAAGCTTACATAGATGAAGCTTTTGCTATAGATCTTGAGGTTATCACCACAACTAATGTAAGTTTTGATTTAAATGTGAGTTTTGAAAAAAATGACGATATGCTTTGGATTAATCCTAATCCTATTTGGGAGCAAAAGGCTAATTCATATCACACAAAATTATGGTTTGAAGCAAAAAGTTTAAATGCTAATTTAAATAAAATCATCGTTTCTTTAAGCAGAAATGATCATATTTTTCAAAGCTCATCACTAATTATAAAACCTATTAGACTTAAAAAAATCGACGCTCCTTCTAACAAATACTCACACATAGTTGCAAGTAATTTAGAAGTAAAACAAGTAAAAGCAAGCCATTTTGACAATGATAATATGATTTTATTTATAGAACTTGCAGGAGAAAACACAAACCTAGCAAGTTTTAATATAAAAGATATTCAAAAACAAGGCGTAGAGGCTATTAAAGGCGATTTTGAAAAACAAAGCGGGTTTTATTATGCTATTTTAGATAAAAGCAAAACACGCTTTGATTTTTCTTATTTTAATTTAAATTCTAAAGAATTAAAAGATTTTTCTTTAAAAATAGAACTTAAAGAAGATAGCATAAGCACACAAAGTGATTTAAATCCAAAAACTAATGACTTTAATTTTTACAAACAAGTATTTTTGTGGAGCTTGTGTGGTATTTTTGCTTTATGGTTTGTATTTAAGAAAAGCTATGTAGCTTTAGGCTTAGCAATTTTGGCTCTAATAGCAAGTTTTTTAGCCCAAAATAACATATACAAAGCCATATTAAAGGCTGAAAGCAAAGTGCAAATTTTACCAACTCTTAACTCAACTCATTTTTATTCTGGAAAATATAACCAAGAAGTAGAAGTGTTAGATTCAAGAGATGAATATAAAAAAATTTTATTTAATAATGGAAAAATAGGCTGGGTAAAAAGTGAAGATTTATCAAAGATTTAAAGCTTTAGTATTTTGGATTGAATTTATTTTTTCTATTATATTTTTATGCATTGCCTTTTTATTATTACAATCACAAGAAAAAATTTGGAAAATCAGAAAAGCATGGTCAAAATTGCAAAAATATGTAATAAATTATAAAATCCAAACTCAAGGTTCTATACACCCTCAAGCTAATTTACTTTTAATCAATCACCAAAGCTTGTTAGACATAGTTGTTTTGGAAGATCTATGTCCAAAAAATATATCTTGGATAGCAAAAAAAGAACTTGGTGAACTCCCCGTTTTTAAAACTTTGATTAAAAAACCTAAAATTATTTGTATAGATAGAAGTCCAAAAGGTCTAGTAAAACTTTTAAAAGAAGCCAAAGAAAGACTAAAAGAAGATAGAATTTTGGCTATTTTTCCAGAAGGTACAAGATCTAAAACACAAAAACTTTTAAAATTTAAAGTTGGAGCTAAAATTTTAAGTGAAAAACTTAATCTAAAAGTCCAACCTGTGGTAATTGTTGATTCAGCTAAAATTTTAGACACGCAAAACTTTAGCGCAAAGAGTGGCGTTTTAAAAGTAGTATTTCTTGATCTTGTTGATATAAGTAAAGATGATTGGCTTGAGCAAACTAGAGAAAAAATGCAAACAATCTTAGATAATGAAAGGTCAAAAGCTTGATTAGCACAATTTTGGCTGTAGGTTTTGGTGGCTTTTTAGGGGCTATATCTAGAATGCTTACTAGTAGCTTTTTTAATAAAATCATTCCACATGATTTCCCCTATGGTACTTTACTTGTTAATATCATAGGATCTTTTTTAATGGGCTTGTTTTTTTCTTATGCAAACTCTAAAGGTGTGCATATTTTTACTAAAAGTTTAATTAGCACAGGTTTTTTAAGTGCTTTTACGACTTTTTCAACTTTTTCTTATGAAAATTTGCTATTTTTGCAAAGTGGTGATTATTTTCACTTTTTTCTAAATATTATTTTAAATGTTATCCTTTGTCTTTTGGCAGTATGGATTGGTTTTTTAATTTTTAAATAAAGGAGATATAAATGCAATTTCAAACTGAAGTTAATCAACTTTTACAACTTATGATTCATTCTTTGTATTCAAACAAAGAAATTTTTTTAAGAGAGCTTATTTCTAACGCAAGCGACGCACTTGATAAACTTAGTTATCTAAGCGTGAGTGATGATGCTTATAAAAATTTAAAATTTGAACCAAAAATTCAAATCAACTTCAATCAAGAAGCAAAAACCCTAACCATAAGTGATAATGGTATAGGTATGAATAAAGAAGATTTGATCAATCATCTTGGAACCATTGCTAAAAGTGGTACAAAAAGCTTTTTAGAAAACTTAAGTGGTGATGCTAAAAAAGACTCACAACTTATAGGACAATTTGGTGTAGGCTTTTACTCTGCTTTTATGGTGGCTTCTAAAATAGAGGTTTTAAGCAAAAAGGCATTAGATGATAAAGCTTATCTTTGGACTTCTGATGCTAGTGGTTATGAAATAGAAGATGCAAATAAAGATGAGCAAGGCACTTGCATAACCTTACATTTAAAAGATGAAGAATTTTTAAACTCATACCGCATTGAAAGTATAGTAGAAAAATACTCAAACCACATACAATTTCCTATTTTTATGGAAAAAGAAGAATATTTGCCACTAGAAGAAGGTGAAAAAGAACCTAAAAAAGAATTAAAAAACACTCAAATTAACACAGCAAGTGCTTTATGGAGACAAAATAAAGCAAGCTTAAAAGCTGAAGATTATGAAA is from Campylobacter sp. CNRCH_2014_0184h and encodes:
- a CDS encoding S41 family peptidase is translated as MKTKRNLIIAASICSLVTASFIFTNLQAKNPAPSEAEKKIEALSKLTRTMSIIEQYYVDDVNYTDLVDKSIAGLLTNLDAHSSFLDEKGYKELKEQTNGEFGGLGFTITQKDGAISVVAPIEGSPADKAGIKTDDIILRINNESTLGMTLNEAVSKMRGEPKTKVTLTIYRKGDAKPFDVNLKRDIIKVDSVYTKLIENENLLYLRVTNFDKNVVDEASKAIKKHSNVKGIILDLRTNPGGILNQAVGLVNLFVDKGVIVSQKGKIENENVEFKANPSKKITNAPLVVLVNGGSASASEIVSGALQDFKRAIIIGEKTFGKGSVQLILPMDEKGKEGLRLTIAKYYLPSGRTIQAVGVSPDIEVFPGKVSKEENHGFEIKESDLKKHLQAELDKIGHQEKKKDNKEDKNIITKEQIDNDIQLKTAIDAIKILNITKGE
- the purC gene encoding phosphoribosylaminoimidazolesuccinocarboxamide synthase produces the protein MATKLDLLYEGKGKKMFKTDDENLLITEFKDDLTAFNAEKRGNEAGKGALNCKISTEIFHLLEKEGIKTHLVETISDKEQIVKKCNIIPIEVITRNVATGSLTKRLGIKEGTILPFAVVEFCYKNDDLGDPIINDEHCLILNLVKSEKDLELIKNIARQINSILVKFFESKGLRLIDFKLEFGIDGEGNMILADEISPDSCRFWDSKTNEKLDKDRFRQDLGNVKMAYEEVLKRILS
- the purS gene encoding phosphoribosylformylglycinamidine synthase subunit PurS; the encoded protein is MKVTVNITLKNGVLDPQGKAIEKALHSLDFNNISNVKTSKQISFDIACNNKEEALKHVDLMCKELLANTVIEDYEIIL
- the purQ gene encoding phosphoribosylformylglycinamidine synthase subunit PurQ — its product is MKVAIIRFPGTNCEFDTAYAFEKLGVKTEIIWHERQDFSADLIVLPGGFSYGDYLRCAAIAKLAPAMKTLKEHVQKGGYVLGICNGFQILLELGLLKGAMKHNNSLSFISKMQALQVVSNNNAFLKNFQKNDIIELPIAHGEGNYFNSEDGIKMLEDKDMILLRYINNPNGSLNDIAGICDENKKVFGLMPHPERMCDDILGSKVGLKMFEGFLNC
- a CDS encoding SH3 domain-containing protein, yielding MLKTFKVFCVFLLAFNLYAQENSVFEDYNTLEKNYNQLDDQAKQIYQTIAPSDESNYESKINDENFIPQGSLVLNAKEYTDEAYIDEAFAIDLEVITTTNVSFDLNVSFEKNDDMLWINPNPIWEQKANSYHTKLWFEAKSLNANLNKIIVSLSRNDHIFQSSSLIIKPIRLKKIDAPSNKYSHIVASNLEVKQVKASHFDNDNMILFIELAGENTNLASFNIKDIQKQGVEAIKGDFEKQSGFYYAILDKSKTRFDFSYFNLNSKELKDFSLKIELKEDSISTQSDLNPKTNDFNFYKQVFLWSLCGIFALWFVFKKSYVALGLAILALIASFLAQNNIYKAILKAESKVQILPTLNSTHFYSGKYNQEVEVLDSRDEYKKILFNNGKIGWVKSEDLSKI
- a CDS encoding lysophospholipid acyltransferase family protein, producing MKIYQRFKALVFWIEFIFSIIFLCIAFLLLQSQEKIWKIRKAWSKLQKYVINYKIQTQGSIHPQANLLLINHQSLLDIVVLEDLCPKNISWIAKKELGELPVFKTLIKKPKIICIDRSPKGLVKLLKEAKERLKEDRILAIFPEGTRSKTQKLLKFKVGAKILSEKLNLKVQPVVIVDSAKILDTQNFSAKSGVLKVVFLDLVDISKDDWLEQTREKMQTILDNERSKA
- the crcB gene encoding fluoride efflux transporter CrcB is translated as MISTILAVGFGGFLGAISRMLTSSFFNKIIPHDFPYGTLLVNIIGSFLMGLFFSYANSKGVHIFTKSLISTGFLSAFTTFSTFSYENLLFLQSGDYFHFFLNIILNVILCLLAVWIGFLIFK